In one window of Cellulophaga sp. HaHa_2_95 DNA:
- a CDS encoding FecR family protein: MEESKQHLLENLLEDTSFKNWVYKRNRNDVTFWNKWIDANSDYAETVFTARDIILGINFKDNTLKPEFIEDKLNDVLSKIKTDNTIIDIPRKKSTASKYILAAVGFFIATLLIVFYNLQENKTYVVQKTGFGETINLKLSDGTTVVLNGNSELQYEIDNPRNVMLEGEAYFKVSSKPSTKAKFWVTTNDLKVEVFGTHFNVNTRDEKTKVLLDEGSIHLELKNGSRKKMKPGEIATYSNKSDLFSHEIINSSLDYSFWREETFVFNNISLLEVMHYLENSYGVTTEFKDEKSKKIMLTGGIPNGNLNICIKAIEKSAGIKINHIDNNLLIINN, translated from the coding sequence ATGGAAGAGAGCAAACAACATCTACTAGAGAATCTTTTAGAAGACACTTCATTTAAAAATTGGGTATACAAAAGAAATAGGAATGATGTGACATTTTGGAATAAATGGATTGATGCTAATTCTGATTACGCAGAAACAGTATTCACTGCTCGGGATATTATTTTAGGAATTAATTTTAAGGACAATACACTTAAACCGGAGTTCATCGAAGATAAACTTAACGACGTATTGTCTAAAATAAAGACAGACAATACCATAATCGATATTCCCAGAAAGAAATCAACTGCCTCTAAATACATTTTAGCTGCTGTTGGCTTTTTTATAGCAACGCTCCTTATCGTATTTTATAATTTACAAGAAAACAAAACTTACGTAGTTCAAAAAACTGGGTTTGGAGAAACCATTAATTTAAAATTATCTGACGGCACCACTGTTGTTCTAAATGGTAATTCAGAATTACAATACGAAATTGATAATCCCAGAAATGTTATGCTAGAAGGTGAAGCTTATTTTAAGGTTAGCTCTAAACCCTCAACTAAAGCTAAATTTTGGGTAACCACTAATGATCTTAAAGTAGAAGTTTTTGGAACGCATTTTAATGTGAATACGAGAGACGAAAAAACAAAAGTATTGCTAGATGAAGGATCCATACACCTAGAATTAAAAAATGGGTCCCGAAAAAAAATGAAACCTGGTGAGATTGCCACTTACTCCAATAAAAGCGATCTTTTCTCGCATGAAATCATCAACTCTAGTCTTGACTACTCTTTCTGGAGAGAAGAAACATTTGTTTTTAATAACATCTCATTACTTGAGGTAATGCATTACCTAGAAAACTCTTACGGAGTAACTACAGAATTTAAAGATGAAAAATCAAAAAAAATAATGCTTACAGGCGGTATACCCAACGGAAATTTAAACATCTGTATTAAAGCTATAGAGAAGTCTGCAGGAATTAAAATAAACCATATAGACAACAACTTACTAATTATCAATAATTAA
- a CDS encoding DNA topoisomerase IV subunit B, whose protein sequence is MSENTQYTEDNIRSLDWKEHIRMRPGMYIGKLGDGSSADDGIYILLKEVVDNCIDEFVMGSGRTIDITIKDNLVSVRDYGRGIPLGKVVDVVSKMNTGGKYDSRAFKKSVGLNGVGTKAVNALSTFFKVESSRDSQLKTAEFHQGNLVQEEGPNDTSKRKGTKVSFIPDEIIFKKYKYRNEYIERMLKNYVYLNPGLTIVFNGEKFHSENGLKDLLEDNNNMEDMLYPIIHLKGDDIEVAITHSKTQYSEEYHSFVNGQHTTQGGTHQSAFREAIAKTIRDFYGKSYDASDIRKSIVSAIAIKVMEPVFESQTKTKLGSTDMGGEFPTVRTYINDFIGTKLDNYLHKNPDTAEKLQRKIMQAEKERKDLSGIRKLARDRAKKSNLHNKKLRDCRVHLGDIKNTRYLESTLFITEGDSASGSITKSRDVNTQAVFSLRGKPLNSYGMSKKIVYENEEFNLLQAALNIEDSMEDLRYNKIVIATDADVDGMHIRLLLITFFLQFFPELIKENHLYILQTPLFRVRNKKQTFYCYSPEEKKAAMEALSGKPEITRFKGLGEISPDEFQHFIGEDIRLEPVMLDKNMSIESLLEFYMGKNTPDRQKFIIENLKVELDLIEDN, encoded by the coding sequence ATGTCAGAAAATACACAATACACAGAAGATAATATCCGTTCACTCGATTGGAAAGAGCATATCCGTATGCGTCCTGGTATGTATATTGGAAAGCTAGGAGATGGTTCTTCTGCAGATGATGGTATTTATATTTTACTCAAAGAAGTCGTAGATAATTGTATTGATGAATTTGTAATGGGTTCTGGTAGAACCATTGATATTACTATAAAAGATAATTTAGTATCTGTTCGGGATTACGGTCGTGGTATTCCATTGGGTAAAGTAGTGGATGTTGTATCTAAAATGAATACCGGTGGTAAGTATGATTCTCGAGCATTTAAAAAATCGGTGGGATTAAATGGGGTAGGTACTAAAGCAGTAAATGCGCTTTCTACCTTTTTTAAAGTAGAGTCTTCAAGGGATAGTCAATTAAAGACGGCAGAATTTCATCAAGGAAATTTAGTTCAAGAAGAAGGTCCAAATGACACTTCAAAAAGAAAAGGAACCAAAGTATCTTTTATTCCTGATGAAATCATTTTCAAAAAATATAAGTACAGGAATGAGTATATAGAACGTATGCTTAAAAACTATGTTTATCTAAATCCTGGGTTAACCATAGTTTTTAATGGCGAAAAGTTTCACTCCGAAAATGGGTTGAAAGATCTTTTGGAGGATAATAACAATATGGAAGACATGTTGTATCCTATTATCCATTTAAAAGGCGATGATATAGAAGTAGCTATTACGCACAGTAAAACACAGTATAGTGAGGAGTATCATTCTTTTGTTAACGGACAGCATACAACGCAGGGTGGTACCCACCAATCGGCATTTAGAGAAGCAATTGCCAAGACTATACGTGACTTTTATGGCAAAAGTTATGATGCTTCAGATATCCGTAAGTCTATTGTTTCAGCTATCGCTATTAAAGTAATGGAGCCTGTCTTTGAAAGCCAGACTAAAACTAAATTAGGTTCTACAGATATGGGGGGTGAATTTCCTACCGTAAGAACCTATATAAATGATTTTATAGGAACCAAATTAGATAACTATTTACACAAGAATCCTGATACAGCAGAAAAGTTACAGCGTAAAATCATGCAGGCAGAGAAAGAGCGTAAAGATCTTTCAGGGATTCGAAAATTAGCGAGAGATAGAGCTAAGAAGTCAAATCTGCACAATAAAAAATTACGTGATTGTCGTGTACACTTAGGTGATATTAAAAATACGCGTTATTTAGAAAGTACATTATTTATAACGGAGGGAGATTCGGCATCAGGATCAATAACAAAATCCAGGGATGTAAATACTCAAGCGGTATTTAGTCTTAGAGGTAAGCCTTTGAACTCGTATGGCATGAGTAAAAAAATTGTGTATGAGAATGAAGAGTTCAATTTATTGCAAGCGGCACTAAATATTGAAGATTCGATGGAGGATTTGAGATATAACAAAATTGTAATAGCAACAGATGCCGATGTCGATGGTATGCACATTCGTTTACTGTTGATTACCTTCTTCTTGCAGTTCTTCCCTGAATTGATTAAAGAGAATCATCTTTATATTTTACAGACACCCTTATTTAGAGTCAGAAATAAGAAACAAACATTTTATTGCTACAGTCCGGAAGAGAAAAAAGCAGCAATGGAAGCATTGTCTGGTAAGCCTGAAATTACCCGATTTAAGGGATTAGGTGAAATTTCTCCAGATGAGTTTCAGCACTTCATTGGTGAAGATATTCGTTTAGAACCGGTGATGTTAGATAAGAACATGTCTATAGAGTCTTTGTTAGAGTTTTATATGGGTAAGAATACACCAGACCGACAAAAATTTATTATAGAAAATCTTAAAGTAGAGTTAGACCTTATTGAGGATAACTAA
- a CDS encoding TonB-dependent receptor, whose amino-acid sequence MNGRTPIKTLLLFIFLVAHIKYVTANEPIKSESENAKVALVTFLDEVSKKHAVYFTYNPDALSGSSLNPEEYNYNRLDKILTKLEEKTSFDFEYLGNKYYAVYGKKIERSILEKVQVGASKDIHTSLNFLEIQNSVSGKIIDQDGIPLAGANIIEKGTTNGTTTDFDGNYTITVSDNATLVFSYIGYNTTEQKIAGRKTINVSLNQGEQLDEIIMVGNRSKPRTAIESAVPIDNIGVSELKNTGQPTVDKMLTYKVPSFNSTNQTVSDATAHFDPADLRGLGPSRTLVLVNGKRKNQSALVYINDTPGKGEVGVDLKSIPSAAIERVEVLRDGASAQYGSDAIAGIINMVLKKNVEYTTVNVNAGITTEGDGFNIGADLNSSINLGDNGGYLNFTLGYYQQESTNRAGTPGEDSLFGVAANDPTWGDWLVENPDLGMTIGQPEMKNADVFFNAGVPFGNDSGEFYTFGGLTYRTGKSFALYRAPYWVGDPFNLLHDENEIYDGFQPSFETDIRDNNVTVGVKTKFLGFNVDLSGTYGRNAVDYTVSNSLNPALGANSPTTFDVGAYTFSNTLSNLDFSRGFGDLNIAFGAEVRKERFTAKAGETASYISGGAQSFPGLQPSNAVIANRNNFGVYGDLEWDITEAFLIGGAIRFEDFSDFGSNSSWKVSSRYLFAESKGAIRGSYSTGFRAPSLHQIYLSNVQTLVSGNTISNQGTFNNVDPIIRDGLGVPQLTAETSKNISAGLTYKVTNDFTLALDYYNVKMDDRVLFTGEIGFDGDDTSTNPVEQILIDNSITSLKFFVNAVNTTTNGVDLVASYKNISLGGGYLNTTLSANFNETKIDGEINTPTLLAQNNYDIFNRKEESRIISARPKSKVLLGLDYTIKDLTVVFNNTYFGEVTWQHATDFDKDQTFSGKIITDLIFNYNFSSKISANIGANNLFNVYPDEITTKGDVVTDLGGRFKYPWEVNQFGFNGTTLRAGLNFKF is encoded by the coding sequence ATGAACGGGAGAACTCCAATAAAAACTCTGCTTCTATTCATTTTTCTAGTAGCACACATAAAATATGTTACTGCAAATGAACCTATTAAATCGGAAAGTGAAAATGCAAAAGTAGCCTTAGTCACTTTTCTAGATGAAGTAAGCAAAAAACATGCAGTTTATTTTACGTATAATCCTGATGCACTTTCTGGCTCTTCCTTAAATCCAGAAGAGTACAATTATAATCGTTTAGATAAAATTTTAACCAAACTCGAAGAGAAGACTAGTTTTGATTTTGAATATCTTGGTAATAAGTACTATGCAGTTTATGGAAAAAAGATAGAACGAAGTATTCTTGAAAAAGTGCAAGTTGGCGCTTCCAAAGACATTCATACTTCTTTAAATTTTTTAGAGATTCAAAATTCCGTTTCAGGAAAAATTATAGATCAAGACGGTATTCCTTTAGCGGGTGCAAATATTATAGAAAAAGGAACCACAAATGGCACAACAACAGATTTTGACGGGAATTATACGATTACGGTTAGTGATAATGCTACGCTAGTTTTTAGCTATATTGGATACAATACCACAGAACAAAAAATAGCAGGAAGGAAGACTATCAACGTAAGCTTAAACCAAGGAGAGCAATTAGATGAGATCATCATGGTTGGTAACCGCTCTAAGCCTAGAACGGCCATTGAATCTGCCGTACCTATAGATAACATTGGAGTATCTGAACTTAAAAATACCGGGCAACCTACCGTAGATAAAATGCTTACGTATAAAGTGCCATCTTTTAACTCTACAAACCAAACAGTTTCTGACGCAACTGCCCACTTTGATCCTGCAGATTTAAGAGGATTAGGCCCTAGTAGAACTTTAGTATTGGTAAACGGAAAACGAAAAAACCAAAGTGCTTTGGTCTATATAAATGATACTCCAGGAAAAGGGGAAGTTGGTGTCGATTTAAAAAGTATACCTTCCGCAGCAATAGAACGTGTAGAAGTTTTACGGGACGGAGCCTCTGCTCAATATGGTTCTGATGCCATAGCTGGTATAATAAATATGGTTTTAAAGAAAAACGTAGAGTATACTACTGTAAATGTTAACGCAGGAATAACCACAGAAGGAGATGGCTTTAATATTGGTGCAGATCTGAATTCTTCTATAAACTTAGGTGATAATGGCGGATATTTAAATTTTACCTTGGGATACTACCAGCAAGAATCAACCAATAGAGCAGGAACACCTGGAGAAGATTCTTTGTTTGGAGTTGCGGCAAACGATCCTACATGGGGAGATTGGCTTGTTGAAAATCCTGATTTAGGAATGACTATCGGTCAGCCAGAAATGAAAAATGCTGATGTATTTTTCAACGCAGGCGTTCCCTTCGGAAATGATTCTGGAGAGTTCTATACTTTTGGAGGTCTTACTTATAGAACAGGCAAAAGTTTTGCTCTATATAGAGCACCATATTGGGTAGGCGATCCATTTAATCTACTTCATGATGAAAACGAGATTTATGATGGTTTTCAACCTTCCTTTGAAACTGATATCAGGGACAATAATGTTACAGTCGGGGTGAAAACCAAATTTTTAGGCTTTAATGTAGATTTAAGTGGAACCTATGGTAGAAATGCTGTAGATTATACCGTAAGTAATAGTTTAAACCCTGCTCTAGGAGCCAATAGCCCAACTACATTTGATGTCGGCGCCTATACTTTTAGTAATACCTTAAGCAATTTAGATTTCTCTAGAGGTTTTGGTGATTTAAATATTGCCTTTGGTGCAGAGGTTAGAAAAGAACGCTTTACTGCTAAGGCAGGAGAGACGGCATCATACATTTCAGGAGGAGCACAATCATTCCCTGGCCTACAACCATCTAACGCCGTTATTGCCAATAGAAATAATTTTGGCGTTTATGGGGACTTAGAATGGGATATCACTGAAGCCTTTTTGATAGGAGGAGCTATCAGATTTGAAGATTTTAGCGATTTTGGCAGTAACAGCTCTTGGAAAGTAAGCTCCAGGTATTTATTTGCAGAAAGCAAAGGCGCCATCAGGGGGTCTTACAGCACAGGATTTAGAGCTCCTTCTCTACACCAAATATACTTAAGCAATGTACAAACATTGGTTTCTGGAAATACCATATCTAATCAAGGAACATTTAACAATGTGGACCCAATAATACGAGATGGTTTAGGAGTACCGCAATTAACTGCAGAGACCTCTAAAAATATTTCAGCAGGCCTCACCTATAAAGTAACAAATGATTTCACTTTAGCATTGGATTATTACAATGTAAAAATGGACGACAGAGTCCTTTTTACAGGAGAAATAGGATTTGATGGGGATGATACAAGTACAAACCCTGTAGAGCAAATATTAATAGATAACTCCATTACTAGTCTTAAATTTTTTGTTAATGCCGTTAATACGACTACCAACGGAGTAGATTTAGTAGCTTCCTATAAAAATATCTCTTTAGGCGGAGGGTATTTAAATACAACTCTTTCTGCTAATTTCAATGAAACTAAAATTGACGGAGAAATTAACACTCCTACCCTATTAGCACAAAACAATTATGACATATTCAATAGAAAAGAAGAGTCTAGAATTATTTCTGCTAGACCTAAGTCTAAGGTTTTATTAGGGTTAGATTACACCATAAAAGACCTCACCGTTGTATTTAACAATACTTATTTCGGAGAAGTAACATGGCAACATGCCACCGATTTTGATAAAGACCAAACTTTCTCTGGTAAAATTATCACGGATCTAATCTTTAATTACAACTTCTCAAGTAAAATAAGTGCCAATATTGGAGCAAACAATTTATTCAATGTTTACCCTGATGAAATTACTACCAAAGGTGATGTCGTTACTGACCTAGGTGGACGTTTTAAATACCCTTGGGAGGTCAACCAATTTGGTTTCAATGGTACCACATTGAGAGCTGGGCTAAATTTCAAATTCTAA
- the ychF gene encoding redox-regulated ATPase YchF produces the protein MKAGIVGLPNVGKSTLFNCLSNAKAQSANFPFCTIEPNIGVVNVPDPRLQKLEELVDPERVLPATVDIVDIAGLVKGASKGEGLGNQFLGNIRETDAILHVLRCFDNDNIVHVDGSVDPIRDKETIDMELQLKDLETVDKKLEKVKRAAKTGNKDAQKEEAVLLAIKKGLEEGTSVRAITISKEDHKEFVHPLQFITDKPVMYVCNVDEESAVEGNAYVEKVKAAVAHENAEVIFLAVGTEADITELETYEERQMFLEDLGLSEPGSGKLIRGAYKLLNLETYFTAGVKEVRAWTIPVGATAPQAAGVIHTDFEKGFIRAEVIAYDDYVAHGSEAKVKEAGKMRVEGKEYIVKDGDVMHFRFNV, from the coding sequence ATGAAAGCAGGAATCGTAGGATTGCCAAACGTGGGGAAATCCACACTATTTAATTGTTTGTCGAACGCAAAGGCACAAAGTGCAAATTTTCCATTTTGTACCATAGAACCAAATATAGGAGTGGTAAATGTTCCAGATCCTAGGTTGCAAAAATTAGAAGAGTTAGTAGATCCAGAACGCGTATTGCCTGCTACGGTTGATATTGTAGATATTGCTGGCTTGGTAAAAGGAGCAAGTAAAGGAGAAGGTTTAGGAAATCAGTTTTTAGGAAATATCCGTGAAACAGATGCTATTTTGCATGTGTTGCGTTGTTTTGATAATGATAATATAGTACATGTTGATGGTTCTGTAGATCCTATAAGGGATAAGGAAACTATTGATATGGAGTTGCAGTTAAAGGATTTGGAGACTGTAGATAAGAAACTTGAAAAAGTAAAAAGAGCAGCTAAGACTGGTAATAAAGACGCTCAGAAAGAAGAAGCTGTGTTGTTGGCTATAAAAAAAGGACTTGAGGAGGGTACTTCAGTTAGGGCAATAACAATTTCTAAAGAAGATCATAAAGAATTTGTCCATCCTTTACAGTTTATCACAGATAAGCCAGTGATGTATGTTTGTAATGTAGATGAGGAAAGTGCAGTAGAAGGTAATGCATACGTTGAAAAAGTAAAAGCAGCAGTAGCGCATGAAAATGCAGAAGTTATTTTCTTAGCAGTAGGAACGGAGGCAGATATTACAGAATTAGAAACCTATGAAGAACGTCAAATGTTCTTGGAAGATTTAGGGTTGTCGGAACCTGGGTCCGGTAAATTAATACGTGGAGCCTATAAATTATTGAATTTAGAGACTTATTTTACAGCCGGTGTTAAAGAAGTTCGTGCTTGGACTATTCCTGTAGGGGCTACTGCGCCTCAGGCAGCGGGAGTTATTCATACTGATTTTGAGAAAGGATTTATCCGTGCAGAAGTTATCGCTTATGATGATTATGTGGCTCATGGTAGTGAAGCCAAAGTAAAGGAGGCAGGAAAGATGCGTGTTGAGGGTAAAGAGTATATTGTTAAAGATGGGGATGTGATGCACTTTAGATTTAATGTGTAA
- a CDS encoding RNA polymerase sigma factor, which translates to MSLNNEEIIWSLFLQGDTNAFSLLFKKYYSPLYNYGLKLCGNTCVTEDCLQAFFVYLHENRNTIGDVKNIKAYLFISFRRTLFCALKKERNFTDLNSDTQNSSNFDFSPEELKIHQEISFAQTNSITLILNTLAPREREVIYLKYYGALSMSEIASTMDISYQSVLNTLQKAFSKIRKTIENNMLSAILKK; encoded by the coding sequence ATGTCTTTAAATAATGAAGAAATCATATGGTCCTTATTTCTACAAGGGGACACGAATGCTTTTTCTTTACTATTTAAGAAGTATTATTCTCCATTATATAATTATGGGCTAAAACTTTGTGGCAACACATGTGTAACAGAAGATTGCCTTCAAGCCTTTTTCGTCTACTTGCATGAAAACAGAAATACGATAGGGGATGTCAAAAACATCAAAGCTTACCTATTCATCTCTTTTAGAAGAACGCTATTCTGTGCACTTAAGAAAGAGCGTAATTTTACAGACTTGAATTCTGATACTCAAAATTCATCTAATTTCGATTTTTCCCCTGAAGAACTAAAAATCCATCAAGAGATTTCTTTTGCACAAACAAATTCTATTACTTTAATCTTAAACACACTCGCTCCTAGAGAAAGAGAAGTAATTTATTTAAAGTATTACGGAGCTTTATCTATGTCTGAAATTGCCAGTACTATGGATATTTCTTATCAAAGTGTTCTCAATACGCTTCAAAAAGCTTTTTCAAAAATCAGAAAAACCATTGAAAACAATATGCTTTCAGCTATTTTGAAAAAATAA
- a CDS encoding EamA family transporter, with translation MGSGWLIPKFGALQFTSYAMIVSTIIVALHFSIEGNYALFKYPKEVYYLGLLMAVFCTLIPSFLVSAAIERLGASTFSMFGSLGPVATILLAFVFLDERVAFLQAIGMCIVLFGVTLVAVQKRKK, from the coding sequence GTGGGTAGTGGGTGGCTAATTCCAAAATTTGGAGCACTTCAATTTACTTCTTATGCCATGATTGTATCAACTATTATTGTGGCGCTCCATTTTTCAATAGAAGGAAATTATGCACTTTTTAAGTACCCTAAAGAAGTATATTATTTAGGACTTCTAATGGCTGTATTTTGCACCTTGATACCTTCGTTTTTAGTTTCAGCTGCAATTGAGAGGCTAGGAGCGTCAACATTTTCTATGTTTGGTAGTTTGGGGCCGGTAGCTACAATTTTGCTAGCATTTGTTTTTTTAGATGAACGGGTTGCTTTCTTGCAAGCAATAGGGATGTGTATAGTTCTTTTTGGTGTAACTTTGGTAGCAGTTCAAAAACGTAAAAAATAA
- a CDS encoding DMT family transporter translates to MFKNSSATNLGIILAILGVVLFSAKAVIVKLAYQYKIDYLTLLLFRMVFSFPFYLVIALWKKPAQPEIIKRIDWFWLFFFGFIGYYLASLFDFMGLQYIKAGLERIILFVYPTIVVLISWLVFKKKLNTNQLIALLITYAGVIVAFWDEIGLKGEDAILGGFFDFIKCYYLCVLPCG, encoded by the coding sequence ATGTTTAAGAATTCATCGGCAACGAACTTAGGAATTATATTGGCAATTTTAGGTGTAGTTCTTTTTTCTGCTAAAGCGGTTATTGTAAAACTTGCCTATCAATATAAAATAGACTATTTAACACTATTGCTTTTTAGAATGGTATTTTCTTTTCCATTTTATTTGGTAATAGCACTTTGGAAAAAACCAGCACAACCAGAAATAATCAAGAGAATTGATTGGTTCTGGTTGTTCTTTTTTGGATTTATTGGTTATTATTTAGCTAGTTTATTTGATTTTATGGGACTGCAATATATTAAAGCAGGTTTAGAGCGCATTATACTTTTTGTATATCCAACCATCGTTGTTCTTATATCTTGGCTAGTTTTCAAAAAGAAACTAAATACAAATCAACTTATAGCGCTATTGATCACTTATGCAGGTGTTATTGTTGCCTTTTGGGATGAGATAGGTTTAAAAGGTGAGGATGCAATTTTAGGAGGTTTTTTTGATTTTATTAAGTGCTATTACCTATGCGTCTTACCTTGTGGGTAG